Proteins co-encoded in one Eremothecium sinecaudum strain ATCC 58844 chromosome VI, complete sequence genomic window:
- the SCW10 gene encoding putative family 17 glucosidase (Syntenic homolog of Ashbya gossypii AGL354C; Syntenic homolog of Saccharomyces cerevisiae YGR279C (SCW4) and YMR305C (SCW10)), with product MRVYNLINTAFLLGAVSSVVAKEVHHEHNQRRDVEYVTDYHFVTVYANGPNPADNKVPYSPPTQPQETGAPEPTPTSDPASESTPDSGKQGDAAPAAPAQQDAPAQQDAPAQQDAPAHQDSPAQQNDETPTPAQTVAPVKTDDSGNPGGSTADDSKTSVKSPNGFKGITYSPYDANGGCKSASQVADDLSKLKDYPILRLYGVDCNQVENVIKGKAPEQKLFLGIFFVNEIEKGVESMKQQISSAGGSWDDVMTVSVGNELVNNGQASVAQIADYLNVARKALAAAGYNGKVVSVDTFIAVINNPGLCDLSDYMAVNAHAYFDYNTSAEDAGPWLLEQIQRVWTTCGSKKDVLIAESGWPHGGDTHGKAVASREKQNVAIESIKNSCGDSTILFTAYDDDWKTGGSLNVEKFWGML from the coding sequence ATGCGTGTTTACAATTTGATCAATACAGCCTTTTTATTGGGCGCTGTAAGCTCTGTTGTTGCAAAAGAAGTTCATCATGAACATAACCAGAGACGTGACGTTGAGTATGTGACAGACTACCACTTTGTCACAGTTTACGCGAACGGTCCAAATCCGGCAGATAACAAGGTTCCTTACTCCCCCCCTACCCAGCCACAGGAGACTGGTGCACCTGAACCAACTCCAACTTCTGATCCAGCTTCTGAATCTACACCTGACTCAGGTAAGCAGGGAGACGCTGCTCCAGCTGCTCCGGCTCAACAAGATGCTCCAGCTCAACAAGATGCTCCAGCTCAACAAGATGCTCCAGCTCACCAGGATTCTCCAGCACAGCAGAATGACGAAACTCCTACTCCAGCCCAAACAGTTGCACCAGTGAAGACTGATGATTCCGGTAACCCAGGGGGTAGTACGGCTGATGATTCCAAAACATCTGTTAAATCTCCAAATGGTTTCAAGGGTATTACATACTCTCCTTATGATGCAAATGGTGGTTGTAAGTCTGCTTCCCAGGTTGCTGATGATTTGTCTAAGTTGAAGGATTACCCAATTTTGAGATTATACGGTGTTGACTGTAACCAAGTTGAGAATGTCATCAAGGGTAAGGCACCAGAGCAAAAACTTTTCTTGGGTATTTTCTTCGTGAATGAGATTGAGAAGGGGGTTGAGAGCATGAAACAGCAAATTTCTTCTGCTGGTGGCTCATGGGACGATGTTATGACCGTCTCTGTTGGTAATGAATTGGTCAACAATGGTCAAGCTTCTGTTGCTCAAATTGCTGACTACTTGAATGTGGCTAGAAAGGCATTGGCAGCAGCTGGTTACAATGGCAAAGTCGTTTCTGTTGACACTTTTATTGCTGTTATTAACAACCCAGGTCTATGTGATTTGTCTGATTACATGGCAGTTAACGCTCATGCATACTTCGACTATAATACCTCAGCTGAAGATGCTGGTCCATGGTTGTTGGAACAGATTCAAAGAGTATGGACAACCTGTGGTAGTAAGAAGGATGTTTTGATTGCTGAATCTGGATGGCCACACGGCGGTGATACTCACGGTAAGGCTGTTGCAAGCAGAGAAAAGCAAAATGTAGCAATCGAATCAATCAAGAATAGTTGTGGTGACAGTACAATTCTTTTCACCGCTTACGATGACGACTGGAAGACCGGCGGTTCTCTAAACGTTGAGAAATTCTGGGGTATGTTGTAA
- the CWC22 gene encoding U2-type spliceosomal complex subunit CWC22 (Syntenic homolog of Ashbya gossypii AGL355W; Syntenic homolog of Saccharomyces cerevisiae YGR278W (CWC22)), giving the protein MEESLQRQNWEQIRKHIKIVLSNLQCGNVVESFKQLFEVNVLRGKGILVVEIMKMQFKNDNSPAFAALVALFEEFIPFLGYTLSRECLLQFFECYQRGDFTGCYAASSLACELCNRDVLHEIGIFQLLFLLLEKPNRNSIDMVCYMLSVSGYHLLEVSKYVHNQIFDKLRNLVQDGNLSNVSSDQIQSLLSLRRTNYKGVRRSIELPEHKVQTHRVIVQLEPVVEKPAKDLDIVQLDSDFFDTEERFTVLREKVMLLYNVKNEEQEAVTDMTNSDDVRFKKQIYLILKNSLSGDEAAHKLLRLRSDGDQKKTIADIIVRSCSQEQTYTKFYGITSEKLCLSHRSWKTAFEVTFKDIYTTIESFESNQLRNMGKFWGHLLATDYLGFEVFNCVHMNEQETTPSGRVYLKFVFNELVEDLGIQELQNRLNEPYIQSYIKNLFPQEGAEKTVFAINYFTAIGLGDLTEKMRNALTGVNQEVTLKESNIPNQISRNEPMPARRGRSRSPRRDVPIQQSRNIANSPVRSLRRARSRTPPPRFRI; this is encoded by the coding sequence ATGGAAGAATCTTTGCAACGCCAAAACTGGGAGCAAATTCGGAAACATATTAAAATAGTTCTCTCTAACTTGCAATGTGGTAATGTCGTGGAATCATTCAAACAGCTCTTTGAAGTTAACGTGCTGAGAGGTAAAGGTATACTGGTTGTAGAAATTATGAAAATGCAGTTTAAGAATGATAATAGTCCTGCTTTTGCAGCGTTGGTCGCTTTATTTGAGGAATTTATTCCATTTTTGGGCTATACTCTCTCTCGTGAATGTCTATTACAGTTCTTTGAGTGTTATCAACGGGGGGATTTTACTGGATGTTATGCTGCATCATCCTTAGCATGTGAATTGTGCAACAGAGATGTTTTGCATGAAATTGGAATTTTTCAGCTACTGTTTCTACTGCTTGAGAAGCCGAACAGAAACTCCATCGATATGGTATGCTATATGCTATCTGTATCTGGTTATCATCTGTTGGAGGTTAGCAAGTATGTACACAATCAAATATTTGATAAATTGAGGAATTTGGTACAAGATGGTAATTTATCGAATGTAAGCAGTGATCAAATTCAGTCTTTACTGAGCCTTCGAAGGACCAATTATAAGGGTGTTCGTCGAAGTATTGAGCTACCAGAACATAAGGTTCAGACACATAGAGTCATAGTGCAGCTTGAACCTGTTGTTGAAAAGCCCGCAAAGGATTTGGATATCGTTCAGCTTGATAGTGACTTCTTTGATACAGAGGAAAGGTTTACAGTGCTTAGAGAAAAGGTAATGTTGTTATACAACGTGAAGAACGAGGAACAAGAAGCTGTAACTGATATGACAAACTCGGATGACGTTCGATTTAAGAAGCAAATTTActtaatattaaaaaattcaTTGTCGGGTGACGAAGCAGCTCATAAGCTACTGAGATTACGTAGTGATGGGGATCAGAAGAAGACTATTGCAGACATAATTGTAAGATCCTGCTCCCAAGAACAAACATACACCAAGTTCTACGGAATAACCTCTGAGAAGCTCTGTTTAAGCCATAGAAGCTGGAAGACTGCGTTTGAAGTTACTTTTAAGGACATATATACTACCATAGAAAGTTTTGAATCTAACCAGTTGAGGAATATGGGAAAGTTTTGGGGACATCTATTGGCTACAGACTATTTGGGATTTGAGGTATTTAATTGCGTGCATATGAATGAGCAAGAGACCACTCCATCTGGTAGAGTATATTTGAAGTTTGTCTTCAATGAGCTTGTAGAAGATCTTGGAATACAAGAATTACAGAACCGTCTTAATGAGCCTTACATACAGTCGtatattaaaaatttaTTTCCTCAGGAGGGTGCTGAAAAGACTGTATTTGCTATAAATTACTTCACTGCTATTGGATTAGGTGATCTAACTGAGAAGATGAGAAATGCTCTAACTGGTGTAAACCAGGAAGTAACACTTAAGGAATCTAATATACCCAACCAAATATCTAGGAATGAACCAATGCCAGCAAGACGAGGAAGGTCGAGGTCCCCTCGAAGAGATGTCCCCATCCAGCAATCCCGTAATATAGCTAATAGTCCTGTGCGTTCTCTTAGGAGAGCACGTTCTCGGACCCCACCCCCTAGATTTCGGATTTAG
- the CAB4 gene encoding putative pantetheine-phosphate adenylyltransferase (Syntenic homolog of Ashbya gossypii AGL356C; Syntenic homolog of Saccharomyces cerevisiae YGR277C (CAB4)) — MGTVGVILNRLHGTECKDELRSVVERCLPYLGSNEGVLDIILLDPFKSSELLESTLVKLYNIIRQVLLKKDFYAAGINVIFNRPLDKLTSLKWDVIFLSDPTLMEIFQCEKKELFILPPSSSEDKDLRHDAERYSVCALGGTFDHLHDGHKILLSMSTFLTSSKLIVGVTDQPLLRNKKYPELLESYDKRCEKVIEFLNRLKDSLQIKLFPLHDTCGPTGTEPDIEALVVSRETVSGGEFINKTRNERHLPLLDLYVVNVLGGDESNGWREKLSSTEIRRRLLYN, encoded by the coding sequence ATGGGGACCGTTGGAGTGATACTGAATAGGCTTCACGGTACTGAATGTAAGGACGAGCTTCGTTCCGTTGTTGAGCGATGCTTGCCTTACTTAGGATCCAATGAGGGGGTCCTTGATATTATTTTACTTGATCCATTTAAATCATCAGAATTACTTGAATCTACGCTGGTGAAGCTATACAATATTATAAGACAGGTTCTACTTAAAAAAGACTTCTATGCAGCTGGAATAAATGTAATATTTAACAGGCCACTAGATAAGCTTACGTCTTTGAAATGGGATGTCATATTTTTAAGTGATCCAACATTGATGGAGATTTTTCAATGCGAAAAGAAAGAACTATTTATTCTACCACCCTCGAGTTCGGAGGACAAAGACCTTAGACATGATGCTGAAAGGTATTCAGTATGTGCGTTAGGTGGTACGTTTGATCATTTACATGATGGTCACAAAATTTTACTAAGCATGTCCACATTTTTGACTTCCAGTAAATTAATTGTTGGGGTGACTGATCAACCCCTATTAAGGAATAAAAAGTACCCGGAACTACTGGAATCTTACGATAAAAGATGTGAGAAGGTTATTGAGTTCTTAAACAGGTTGAAAGATTCGTTGCAGATCAAGTTGTTCCCTCTTCATGATACTTGTGGACCTACTGGAACTGAGCCTGACATCGAGGCTCTTGTTGTTAGCAGGGAAACAGTATCTGGAGGTGAATTCATTAACAAAACGCGAAATGAAAGGCATTTACCTCTCCTAGATCTATATGTTGTAAACGTCTTGGGGGGTGATGAATCAAACGGTTGGAGGGAGAAGTTAAGCAGTACTGAAATAAGAAGACGTCTCCTATACAATTGA